The following coding sequences are from one Photobacterium angustum window:
- the fdhF gene encoding formate dehydrogenase subunit alpha, with the protein MKKSIVVCPYCGTGCKLKLVVENNKVIAAEPADGRTNEGQLCLKGYYGWDFLNDTNLLTPRLKQPMIRRTRDAALEAVSWEEAIDFAGEKLMAIKKQYGPDAIMTTGSARGPGNEANYVMQKLARAVIGTNNVDHCARVUHAPSVSGLETTVGNGAMSNAIPEIQKTKCLLIFGYNAADSHPVVARHILKARANGAKIIVCDPRKIESARVADQWLALKNGSNMALVNALANVIIEENLYDKEYVANNTEGFDAFRELVSRYTPESVETTTGLKAEDIRLAARTYAAAPEAMILWGMGVTQYGQAVDVVRGLAGLALLTGNFGREGVGCGPVRGQNNVQGTCDMGMLPHQFPGYQSVEDADIRAKFEAAWGVQLSGKPGYRLTEIGHKVEEGICKAFYVFGEDPAQTEADLAAMRETMRKMELVIVQDIFMTQTAEFADVIFPATSWGEHEGVYSSADRGFQRFYKAITPPGDVKPDWEIFSLLATRMGYPMSYQNTQEIWDEMRQLAPLYSGVTYEKMEGLKSVQWPCPTEDHPGTPFLFEGNKFSTPSGKGQFIAAEWRAPLEQPDAEYPLVLSTVREVGHYSCRSMTGNCSALQTLEDEPGYVQMHPDDARQLGIDDQQLVWVSSRRGKVISRANYNERVNKGVVYMTYQWWIGACNELTIEHVDPISSTPEFKYCAVKVENIEDQSWAENYVQTEYSNLKARLKSHVVNA; encoded by the coding sequence ATGAAGAAATCAATTGTTGTTTGTCCCTACTGTGGTACTGGGTGCAAACTAAAATTGGTTGTCGAAAATAACAAAGTAATTGCAGCAGAGCCTGCAGATGGCCGTACCAACGAAGGTCAACTGTGTTTAAAAGGTTACTATGGCTGGGATTTCCTTAACGACACCAATTTATTAACTCCACGCTTGAAGCAACCGATGATCCGCCGTACACGCGATGCCGCGTTAGAAGCGGTTTCATGGGAAGAAGCTATTGATTTTGCCGGCGAAAAGCTAATGGCAATCAAGAAGCAATATGGCCCTGACGCGATCATGACAACAGGCTCTGCGCGCGGTCCAGGTAACGAAGCTAACTATGTGATGCAGAAGCTCGCACGTGCGGTGATAGGGACGAATAACGTCGATCACTGCGCCAGGGTGTGACACGCTCCATCAGTCTCCGGTCTGGAGACAACAGTAGGTAATGGCGCAATGAGTAACGCCATTCCCGAAATTCAAAAAACAAAATGTTTACTCATATTCGGTTACAACGCGGCTGATTCTCACCCAGTTGTAGCAAGGCACATTCTTAAGGCTCGCGCTAATGGTGCGAAGATCATTGTTTGCGACCCACGTAAGATCGAATCTGCACGTGTCGCTGATCAATGGTTAGCGTTGAAGAACGGTTCAAACATGGCACTGGTTAATGCGTTAGCGAATGTCATTATTGAAGAAAACTTATACGACAAAGAGTACGTTGCAAATAACACTGAAGGCTTTGATGCGTTCCGTGAACTTGTATCTCGTTATACACCTGAAAGTGTTGAAACAACGACAGGTTTAAAAGCAGAAGATATTCGTTTAGCGGCACGTACTTATGCAGCAGCACCTGAAGCGATGATCCTTTGGGGGATGGGTGTTACCCAATACGGACAAGCTGTTGATGTTGTGCGTGGTTTAGCTGGTCTTGCATTATTAACCGGTAACTTTGGTCGTGAAGGTGTAGGTTGTGGTCCTGTTCGTGGACAAAACAACGTACAAGGTACCTGTGATATGGGTATGTTGCCACACCAGTTCCCAGGTTATCAGTCAGTAGAAGATGCCGACATTCGTGCAAAATTTGAAGCGGCTTGGGGTGTACAATTATCTGGTAAGCCGGGTTACCGTTTAACAGAAATTGGTCACAAAGTTGAGGAAGGGATCTGTAAAGCATTTTATGTTTTCGGTGAAGATCCTGCACAAACTGAAGCCGATCTTGCTGCGATGCGTGAAACCATGCGCAAGATGGAATTGGTGATTGTTCAAGATATCTTCATGACACAAACAGCAGAATTTGCTGATGTGATTTTCCCTGCGACAAGCTGGGGTGAACATGAAGGTGTATACAGTAGCGCCGACCGTGGTTTCCAACGCTTCTATAAAGCGATTACGCCACCGGGAGACGTGAAACCTGACTGGGAAATTTTCAGTTTGCTAGCAACCCGTATGGGTTACCCAATGTCTTATCAAAATACCCAAGAAATTTGGGATGAGATGCGTCAGCTTGCGCCATTATATTCTGGTGTAACGTACGAGAAGATGGAAGGGTTAAAATCTGTACAGTGGCCATGTCCAACTGAGGATCACCCGGGTACACCTTTCTTGTTTGAAGGTAATAAATTCAGTACACCATCAGGTAAAGGTCAGTTTATTGCTGCGGAATGGCGTGCGCCATTAGAGCAACCTGATGCTGAATACCCGTTAGTATTATCTACTGTGCGTGAAGTAGGCCATTACTCTTGTCGTTCAATGACGGGTAACTGTTCTGCATTACAGACATTGGAAGATGAACCGGGTTATGTGCAGATGCACCCTGATGATGCGCGTCAGTTAGGTATTGACGATCAACAATTGGTTTGGGTTTCATCACGTCGCGGTAAAGTTATTTCACGTGCAAACTATAATGAGCGTGTAAATAAAGGCGTGGTATACATGACTTACCAATGGTGGATTGGTGCATGTAATGAATTAACCATTGAGCATGTGGATCCGATTTCAAGCACACCTGAATTTAAATATTGTGCCGTTAAGGTAGAAAATATTGAAGATCAGTCATGGGCGGAAAATTACGTACAAACAGAGTACAGTAATTTGAAAGCACGCTTGAAGAGCCATGTTGTTAATGCTTAA
- a CDS encoding 4Fe-4S binding protein, translating into MNRFVFADPNLCIGCRTCEIACALSHQAENTVAGMAPSDFAPRLTVVKNAHVTTPVMCRQCDDAPCAQVCPNNAIVLEDGFVKVIQSRCIGCKTCVIACPYGAMNVVTTMVEETKGAALFTRKVPQTQALKCDLCHHQESGPSCVQVCPTGAIRIIEPETLTETSQQKREAAAMSAVVATGC; encoded by the coding sequence ATGAACCGATTTGTTTTTGCAGATCCAAATTTGTGTATTGGATGCCGAACTTGTGAAATTGCTTGTGCGTTATCGCATCAAGCAGAAAATACGGTAGCAGGAATGGCACCATCGGATTTTGCACCACGTTTAACCGTCGTGAAAAATGCCCATGTAACTACGCCTGTAATGTGTCGTCAATGTGATGATGCGCCGTGTGCTCAGGTTTGTCCCAATAACGCCATCGTATTAGAAGATGGTTTTGTCAAAGTGATTCAATCTCGTTGTATCGGTTGTAAAACCTGCGTTATTGCATGCCCCTACGGTGCAATGAATGTGGTGACAACGATGGTTGAAGAGACAAAAGGTGCTGCGTTGTTTACGCGTAAAGTACCGCAAACCCAAGCATTAAAATGTGATTTATGTCATCACCAAGAGTCAGGCCCTTCTTGTGTTCAAGTTTGTCCTACTGGTGCGATTCGAATCATTGAACCTGAGACGTTGACTGAAACTAGCCAACAAAAACGTGAAGCAGCGGCAATGAGCGCTGTAGTAGCAACAGGTTGCTAA
- the hycI gene encoding hydrogenase maturation peptidase HycI, with product MGVTVSNDDVDLSVSNIVLTVGNSMMADDGAGPLLAKMMKENPIADWSVLEGGSMPEDCLHLIRKAMPKRVLVVDAADIGEEAGEVRIIDPETIVDMYVVSTHSLPLNFLIDELKTFVPEVIFIGIQPAIVAFSFPLTEMVQQGIEQIYQQLPTWQGSGGFTHC from the coding sequence ATGGGCGTAACGGTGTCGAATGACGATGTCGATCTGTCGGTCAGCAATATTGTATTGACGGTTGGTAACAGCATGATGGCAGACGATGGTGCTGGTCCATTACTCGCAAAGATGATGAAAGAGAATCCGATTGCGGATTGGAGCGTGCTGGAAGGCGGCTCGATGCCTGAGGATTGCTTACACCTTATTCGTAAAGCAATGCCGAAGCGAGTGCTGGTGGTTGATGCCGCAGATATTGGTGAAGAAGCAGGAGAAGTGCGAATTATTGATCCTGAGACTATCGTTGATATGTATGTGGTGTCGACCCACAGTTTGCCGCTGAATTTCTTAATTGATGAATTGAAGACCTTTGTGCCAGAAGTGATCTTCATTGGTATACAGCCTGCGATTGTTGCTTTTTCATTCCCTTTAACGGAAATGGTACAACAAGGTATTGAGCAAATTTATCAACAATTGCCAACTTGGCAAGGATCAGGCGGATTCACCCATTGCTAG
- a CDS encoding formate hydrogenlyase maturation HycH family protein — translation MPNSKIADLPEELTQSRHLEQNVYFYSLGRKFVDESYDVPEEAKQIMYYSLAIGHHLGVVDCLDAVLKCSGHEYLEWISGLDQSGEAFRKMKGFLVFGEITIYPEHLNMLALAFDGIDSATQSEKSKQLTHGFIEALGDIHREPTMYMMIRGGQ, via the coding sequence ATGCCTAATAGCAAGATTGCCGATTTACCTGAAGAATTAACGCAATCTCGTCACCTTGAGCAGAATGTGTATTTCTACAGCTTGGGTCGCAAGTTTGTTGATGAAAGCTACGATGTACCAGAAGAAGCCAAGCAAATTATGTACTACAGCTTGGCGATTGGTCACCATCTTGGTGTGGTCGATTGCTTAGATGCGGTATTGAAATGCTCAGGTCATGAGTACCTTGAATGGATCAGTGGATTAGACCAAAGCGGTGAAGCTTTTCGTAAAATGAAAGGCTTTCTGGTGTTTGGTGAAATCACGATTTATCCCGAGCATTTAAACATGTTGGCACTGGCGTTTGATGGTATTGATAGTGCGACTCAAAGCGAGAAGTCAAAGCAGTTAACCCACGGATTTATTGAAGCCTTAGGGGATATTCATCGCGAACCAACCATGTACATGATGATCCGAGGAGGACAGTAA
- a CDS encoding NADH-quinone oxidoreductase subunit B family protein, which translates to MKGIKQLNGTAHTQTVPVPLPPNSQKLKDALIKQIRRSAYVYRVDCGGCNACEIEIFAATTPVFDTERFGIKVVASPRHADILLFTGAVTRAMRAPALRAYEAAPDPKIVISYGACGCDGGIFHDLYCVWGGTDKIVPVDVYIPGCPPTPAATIYGFAVALGLLDQKLKAKTHNPDEQKASLKHTEIPLDIKVMIERQARLLAGYVQGQRIADEVMDVLATCSADNVDSKIADYLTEKDDPRLTEIVNILLSKTMAALTGQPACAAEQKACCGGENA; encoded by the coding sequence GTGAAAGGTATTAAACAGCTAAATGGTACAGCTCATACCCAAACTGTTCCTGTTCCATTACCGCCTAATAGCCAGAAATTAAAAGACGCACTTATTAAGCAGATTCGTCGCTCGGCGTATGTGTACCGTGTTGACTGTGGTGGTTGCAACGCCTGTGAAATCGAAATTTTCGCAGCCACAACCCCTGTATTTGATACTGAGCGTTTTGGTATTAAGGTTGTCGCATCGCCACGCCATGCCGATATTCTTCTCTTTACGGGGGCTGTGACTCGCGCAATGCGTGCACCCGCCCTTCGTGCTTATGAAGCAGCACCTGATCCTAAGATTGTGATTTCTTATGGCGCGTGTGGTTGTGATGGCGGTATCTTCCACGACTTATATTGTGTCTGGGGCGGTACTGACAAGATTGTACCTGTTGATGTGTACATTCCGGGCTGTCCTCCAACACCTGCGGCAACGATTTATGGTTTTGCGGTAGCTTTAGGTTTACTTGATCAGAAACTGAAAGCGAAAACGCACAATCCTGATGAGCAAAAAGCGAGCCTTAAACATACTGAAATTCCACTGGATATTAAGGTGATGATTGAGCGTCAAGCCCGCTTACTTGCAGGTTATGTTCAAGGCCAACGTATTGCAGATGAAGTGATGGATGTATTGGCAACCTGTAGTGCAGATAACGTTGATAGCAAGATTGCTGATTACTTAACGGAAAAAGACGATCCACGTTTAACGGAAATCGTGAATATTCTGCTAAGCAAAACCATGGCTGCATTAACCGGACAACCTGCGTGTGCGGCAGAGCAAAAAGCGTGCTGTGGAGGCGAAAATGCCTAA
- a CDS encoding formate hydrogenlyase complex iron-sulfur subunit, producing the protein MFKLLKTVLKTGEVTTKYPFAPLEVNEDFRGKPELDADQCLSCAACMRACPANALVMETDEKAGTRRWELSMARCIYCGRCEEVCPTKAIKLSQNFELAVTRKEDLYEHAVFQLANCRQCERPFVAKKLLDYVLDTLAQTGVSADQLELRRQQLETCPECRRSNNMLDSENVSHLRYLEEEM; encoded by the coding sequence GTGTTTAAGTTATTAAAGACCGTCTTAAAAACCGGTGAAGTAACAACCAAATACCCATTCGCACCATTGGAAGTGAATGAAGACTTCCGTGGTAAGCCAGAGCTAGATGCAGATCAGTGTCTGTCTTGTGCTGCGTGTATGCGTGCTTGTCCTGCCAATGCGTTGGTAATGGAAACTGACGAAAAAGCGGGTACACGCCGTTGGGAATTGTCGATGGCACGTTGTATTTACTGTGGTCGCTGTGAAGAAGTCTGCCCAACGAAAGCCATTAAGCTTTCGCAGAACTTTGAATTAGCGGTAACCCGAAAAGAAGATCTGTATGAACATGCGGTGTTCCAACTGGCGAATTGTCGCCAATGTGAGCGTCCGTTTGTAGCGAAAAAGCTATTGGACTATGTGCTAGACACCTTGGCACAAACTGGTGTTTCAGCTGATCAATTAGAGTTACGTCGCCAACAATTAGAAACCTGTCCTGAGTGTCGTCGTAGTAACAATATGCTAGATAGCGAAAACGTTAGCCATCTACGTTACCTTGAGGAGGAAATGTGA
- a CDS encoding NADH-quinone oxidoreductase subunit C → MTNNTFEQYATKPQSNRIGKQYVDGVNHFFPSAIIDEEWQTDNQVTITVKMTSLVEVMKWLYYDQGGWLTVTFGNDERTLNGHFAVYHALSMEGEVKSWVTVKVLVDVNSQEFISITPTIPAAVWGEREVRDMYGLRPVGLPDERRLVLPDDWPEDLHPLRKDAMDYRQRPQPTTETETYNFDNQLGDDSNRIVPVGPLHITSDEPGHFRLFVDGEDIVDADYRMFYVHRGMEKLAETRMGYHEVAQLTDRVCGICGFTHSVGYSNTIENALSVDVPFRAKMIRTVLLEVERLHSHLLNIGLSSHFVGFDSGFMQFFRVREKTMELAELLTGARKTYGMNLIGGVRRDFLKDQRLKGIAMVKEVRKTFSELVEVLLATPNIESRIAGVGILSKQVARDYSPVGPLIRASGFKRDVRIIHGQSLESYGDVPMELQTMDGGDVQSRVMVRIREVFDSLNIVEYGLDHLPPGAILTEGFNYVPNKFALGFTEAPRGENVHWSMTGDNQKLFRWRCRAATYANWPTLRYMLRGNTVADAPLIIGSLDPCYSCTDRVTIVDTKKKRSKTIPYKAIEQYSIDRKNSPFKL, encoded by the coding sequence ATGACAAACAATACATTTGAACAATATGCCACTAAACCGCAATCAAATCGGATTGGCAAACAGTATGTCGATGGTGTGAATCATTTCTTTCCATCAGCCATTATTGATGAAGAGTGGCAAACGGATAATCAAGTGACCATCACGGTAAAAATGACCTCTTTGGTCGAAGTGATGAAATGGCTTTATTACGATCAAGGCGGTTGGCTGACCGTTACATTCGGTAATGACGAGCGTACCTTAAATGGTCACTTTGCGGTTTATCATGCGCTTTCTATGGAAGGGGAAGTCAAAAGTTGGGTAACGGTAAAAGTACTGGTTGATGTCAATAGCCAAGAGTTTATTTCTATTACGCCAACTATTCCTGCTGCCGTTTGGGGCGAGCGTGAAGTACGTGATATGTACGGATTACGTCCAGTAGGTTTACCTGATGAGCGTCGCTTAGTCCTTCCTGATGATTGGCCTGAAGATCTACACCCACTACGTAAAGATGCGATGGACTACCGTCAGCGTCCACAGCCTACCACTGAAACTGAAACCTATAACTTTGATAACCAGTTAGGTGATGACAGCAACCGTATTGTACCTGTTGGTCCATTACACATTACCTCTGATGAACCGGGTCACTTCCGTTTATTCGTTGATGGTGAAGACATTGTTGATGCGGATTACCGCATGTTCTACGTTCACCGTGGGATGGAAAAACTGGCAGAAACACGTATGGGTTACCACGAGGTAGCGCAGTTAACTGACCGTGTTTGTGGTATTTGTGGCTTTACTCATAGTGTGGGTTACAGCAACACGATTGAAAACGCATTATCGGTTGATGTGCCATTCCGCGCCAAGATGATCCGCACTGTTTTACTTGAAGTTGAACGTCTACACAGTCACTTATTAAACATTGGCTTATCGAGCCACTTTGTTGGTTTTGACTCAGGTTTCATGCAGTTCTTCCGTGTCCGTGAAAAGACTATGGAACTTGCAGAGCTACTAACAGGTGCCCGTAAAACTTACGGTATGAACTTGATTGGTGGTGTACGTCGAGATTTTCTTAAAGATCAACGCTTAAAAGGTATTGCGATGGTCAAAGAAGTACGCAAAACCTTTTCTGAGTTGGTGGAAGTGCTTCTAGCAACACCTAATATCGAAAGCCGTATTGCAGGTGTAGGTATTTTATCGAAGCAAGTTGCTCGTGATTACAGCCCTGTTGGGCCACTTATTCGTGCTAGCGGCTTTAAGCGTGATGTACGTATTATTCATGGACAATCTTTAGAGTCTTACGGTGATGTTCCAATGGAATTACAAACCATGGACGGCGGTGATGTGCAATCACGTGTGATGGTTCGTATCCGTGAAGTATTTGATTCACTAAATATTGTTGAATACGGCCTTGATCACCTACCACCGGGTGCAATTCTCACTGAAGGTTTTAACTACGTACCGAATAAGTTTGCGTTGGGCTTTACTGAAGCGCCGCGTGGTGAAAACGTGCACTGGAGCATGACAGGGGATAACCAAAAACTATTCCGCTGGCGTTGTCGTGCAGCAACGTATGCGAACTGGCCTACGTTACGCTACATGTTACGAGGTAACACCGTTGCTGATGCGCCTTTAATTATCGGTAGTTTAGATCCATGCTACTCATGTACTGACCGTGTCACCATTGTCGATACGAAGAAGAAGCGTAGCAAAACTATTCCATATAAAGCGATTGAGCAGTACAGCATCGACCGTAAAAATTCACCGTTTAAGCTGTAG
- a CDS encoding respiratory chain complex I subunit 1 family protein — MSPLEMPSASWIMLAVVQALLMLLLAPLATGFSRVIRAKIHSRKGPGVLQDYRDIYKLLQRQSVSPSNAGFIFWITPWVMVITMLLIGMALPTVTQVSPFPISGDIITDIYLLAIFRFFFALSGIDSNSMFGGLGSSRELTLGILVEPMLILSIVVVALAMGTTDLGYISHAMANDSWHSPLAIILAGLVCAFALFIEMGKLPFDSAEAEQELQEGPVTEYSGAGLAMVKLGLGLKQLVVAQFFLAIFIPWGKAQSLGFGSLFSATVILFIKLFVVFFIAGIAENTMARFRFMKIHRAIFPVFLVAVLALIFLIFGW, encoded by the coding sequence ATGTCCCCACTTGAAATGCCTTCTGCTAGTTGGATCATGCTAGCTGTTGTTCAGGCTTTATTGATGCTACTGCTTGCCCCTTTGGCAACCGGATTTTCCCGTGTTATTCGCGCTAAAATTCATTCTCGTAAAGGGCCGGGAGTACTACAAGACTACCGCGATATTTATAAGTTATTGCAGCGCCAGTCAGTATCACCGTCAAATGCAGGCTTTATTTTCTGGATCACACCTTGGGTAATGGTGATCACTATGTTGTTGATCGGTATGGCATTGCCAACCGTGACGCAAGTGTCACCTTTCCCTATTTCGGGCGATATTATTACCGATATTTACTTATTGGCTATTTTCCGTTTCTTCTTTGCGTTATCAGGTATTGATTCAAACAGTATGTTTGGTGGCTTAGGTAGTAGCCGAGAATTGACTCTTGGTATCTTGGTTGAGCCAATGTTGATCCTGTCGATTGTGGTTGTTGCATTAGCAATGGGTACAACCGATCTTGGTTATATTAGCCATGCGATGGCAAATGACAGCTGGCATTCACCACTAGCGATTATCTTGGCAGGTCTTGTGTGTGCATTTGCACTGTTTATTGAGATGGGCAAATTACCATTCGATAGTGCAGAAGCAGAGCAAGAGCTACAAGAAGGTCCTGTGACTGAATATTCAGGTGCTGGGTTAGCGATGGTGAAATTAGGTCTAGGTCTAAAACAGCTCGTTGTTGCTCAGTTCTTCCTTGCGATTTTCATTCCTTGGGGTAAAGCCCAATCATTAGGTTTCGGCAGCTTATTCTCAGCAACCGTGATCTTATTCATCAAGCTTTTTGTGGTTTTCTTCATTGCAGGTATTGCGGAAAACACCATGGCGCGTTTCCGCTTTATGAAAATCCACCGCGCTATTTTCCCTGTATTTTTAGTGGCCGTGTTGGCACTTATCTTTTTAATTTTTGGTTGGTAA
- a CDS encoding proton-conducting transporter membrane subunit — protein sequence MNPLVLVLFAVISYGVAALISWLGRKDERDSLRLAGVISAFGGVFGVLAGVSTIVGHYDSADFALATRCVVNMDMLSALMVVVISIVTMAASIYSINYLKEYLGKSGWKINILFNIFAAAMTVLVISANVITFMVFMEVVSIASWLIVISDGSLASRKAGLNYFIVDHIASFLIMAAFLILSINAHSYDFSAFTTTPLSAGFASLTFLLALVGFGIKSAGVGLHGWLIKAYPISPSYCSTLISCVMVKIGIYGILKFSIIFLGATQLWWGFLILIFGAVSSVLGVMYALAEHDIKRLLAYHTIENIGIILIGVGVSMIGIASHHPVLALLGLLGGLYHLLNHAIFKGLLCLGSGSIVYRMHTKDMDKMGGLGKTMPKTAIAFLIGTLAICALPPFNGFVSEWFIYQSLFSMGKVGTAANMLFGPFGMVMLALTGALACMCFVKVYGICFTGAPKTEQAANTREVGAGMTTATTMLAILCIVLGVGSPWIAPYFSDIASSILHLGPVPVATGSAVYPAVADQAILSTPVIAIMLALLALVPALLLYVFRQRRLVRRQQGDPWACGYQYEQRMTVSAEGITRPMRHMFSLIYDNRPKQSLIDRHVLPHLFAVADGSQLNGRKVCIMCCAAALFVVLFFPFISGVSC from the coding sequence ATGAATCCGTTAGTTTTAGTTTTATTTGCTGTGATCAGCTACGGTGTAGCGGCCCTCATTTCTTGGCTTGGTCGTAAGGATGAACGCGATAGCTTACGTTTGGCAGGTGTCATTAGTGCATTTGGAGGTGTGTTTGGTGTTTTAGCTGGCGTGTCTACCATTGTGGGTCATTATGATTCAGCTGATTTTGCACTAGCGACGCGCTGCGTGGTGAATATGGATATGCTTTCAGCCTTAATGGTGGTGGTAATATCCATAGTGACCATGGCGGCGTCTATTTATTCGATTAACTATTTAAAAGAGTATCTAGGTAAATCTGGCTGGAAAATCAATATTCTATTTAACATCTTTGCTGCGGCAATGACGGTATTAGTGATTTCAGCCAATGTGATCACTTTTATGGTGTTTATGGAAGTGGTCTCAATCGCATCATGGTTGATTGTGATCAGCGATGGTAGTTTGGCAAGTCGTAAGGCAGGTTTGAATTACTTTATTGTCGATCATATTGCTAGCTTTTTGATCATGGCTGCATTTTTGATTCTATCGATAAATGCCCATAGCTATGACTTTAGTGCGTTCACGACTACACCATTAAGTGCTGGCTTTGCATCATTAACCTTCCTATTAGCGTTAGTTGGTTTCGGTATTAAATCAGCGGGTGTTGGTTTACACGGTTGGTTAATTAAAGCTTATCCTATTTCGCCTTCGTACTGTTCTACCTTGATCTCGTGTGTGATGGTGAAAATTGGTATCTACGGCATCCTAAAATTCAGCATTATTTTCCTTGGCGCAACCCAGTTATGGTGGGGCTTCCTTATTCTTATCTTCGGTGCGGTATCGTCTGTTTTAGGCGTAATGTATGCGTTAGCAGAACATGATATTAAGCGTCTATTGGCTTACCACACGATTGAAAATATTGGCATCATCTTAATTGGTGTCGGTGTCAGTATGATTGGTATTGCAAGTCATCATCCAGTGCTTGCGCTATTGGGCTTACTGGGTGGTTTATACCACTTGTTAAACCATGCGATCTTCAAAGGCTTATTGTGCTTAGGCTCCGGCTCTATTGTGTATCGTATGCATACCAAAGACATGGATAAAATGGGCGGTTTGGGTAAGACCATGCCAAAAACAGCCATTGCTTTCCTAATTGGTACCTTAGCTATTTGTGCGTTGCCACCATTTAACGGTTTTGTGTCTGAGTGGTTTATTTATCAATCACTATTTAGCATGGGTAAAGTAGGAACCGCTGCAAATATGTTGTTTGGCCCGTTCGGTATGGTAATGCTGGCACTGACAGGTGCATTAGCTTGTATGTGTTTTGTGAAGGTTTACGGTATCTGCTTTACTGGCGCACCGAAAACAGAGCAAGCGGCGAATACTCGTGAAGTGGGCGCTGGCATGACAACAGCAACAACGATGTTAGCGATATTATGTATCGTATTAGGTGTGGGGTCTCCTTGGATTGCACCTTATTTCTCTGATATTGCATCTTCAATTCTTCATCTTGGCCCTGTTCCTGTTGCAACAGGTAGTGCGGTTTATCCGGCTGTTGCTGATCAAGCGATCCTCTCTACGCCTGTTATTGCAATTATGCTAGCGCTATTAGCACTTGTTCCTGCGTTATTGCTTTATGTGTTCCGTCAACGTCGTTTGGTACGTCGCCAACAAGGCGATCCTTGGGCGTGTGGTTACCAATATGAGCAGCGTATGACAGTTTCTGCCGAAGGTATTACGCGTCCAATGCGTCATATGTTTAGCCTTATTTATGACAACCGCCCAAAGCAATCTTTGATTGATCGTCATGTATTACCTCATTTATTTGCGGTAGCTGACGGTAGTCAACTTAATGGTCGAAAAGTCTGCATTATGTGCTGCGCGGCTGCGCTATTTGTGGTGTTGTTCTTTCCTTTCATTTCAGGAGTGAGTTGCTAA
- a CDS encoding 4Fe-4S dicluster domain-containing protein: MKSFVVADPDKCIGCGTCMAACSEEHKKVGLQSHPRLTVVKHDNATAPVMCRHCEDAPCAAVCPVQAISKQADRVVLNESLCVGCTLCAVACPFGAIAFDGSRPIAMANSYDTYIPSTPRSSNPSTSIPSTFGQDILAWEPGVKSIAVKCDLCGFREQGPACAQVCPTQAIVLIDESKVMKARHSKRESAADSVVSVKSGAMNK, from the coding sequence ATGAAAAGCTTTGTTGTTGCAGATCCCGACAAATGTATCGGTTGTGGTACCTGCATGGCAGCGTGCTCCGAAGAACATAAAAAAGTCGGACTGCAAAGTCATCCTCGTCTTACCGTGGTTAAGCATGACAATGCTACGGCACCTGTGATGTGTCGTCACTGTGAAGACGCGCCTTGTGCGGCTGTATGTCCGGTACAAGCTATTTCTAAACAAGCAGATCGTGTTGTTCTTAACGAGTCGCTTTGTGTTGGTTGTACATTATGTGCAGTCGCGTGTCCGTTTGGTGCTATCGCTTTTGATGGTAGTCGACCAATCGCGATGGCAAACAGTTACGATACCTATATCCCTTCTACTCCTCGTTCTAGTAACCCATCAACGTCAATCCCTAGCACTTTTGGTCAAGATATTTTGGCATGGGAGCCGGGCGTTAAAAGTATCGCTGTGAAATGTGATTTATGTGGTTTCCGTGAACAAGGGCCTGCCTGTGCGCAAGTATGTCCAACTCAAGCAATTGTGCTGATTGATGAGAGTAAAGTGATGAAAGCACGCCACAGTAAACGTGAAAGCGCGGCTGACAGTGTCGTTTCTGTGAAATCTGGAGCTATGAACAAATGA